The following coding sequences are from one Epilithonimonas vandammei window:
- a CDS encoding 2Fe-2S iron-sulfur cluster-binding protein, whose product MSEEVKKFKVTIDGHTTEVLPGTSILEAARQIGGKSVPPAMCYYSKLETSGGRCRTCLVEVSKGSEADPRPMPKLVASCRTGVMDGMEVKNLTSEKAQEGRKAVTEFLLVNHPLDCPVCDQAGECHLQDLAYEHGNPETRTEFERNTYDADDIGPYIKLNMNRCILCARCVLAANQLTEKREHGILYRGDHAEISTMLNKALDNDFIGNVIDVCPVGALTDRTARFASRVWFTKPYNATCTCTKCSGKAVLWMKGDEVVRVTARKDQYGEVEDWICDECRFHKKDTSLWNIEGPRHIDRHSVISLNHYEKKTDSYNVLENSEAKEIGLKDEIEIEKLDNETI is encoded by the coding sequence ATGAGCGAAGAAGTCAAAAAATTTAAAGTTACTATAGACGGACATACTACTGAAGTTTTGCCTGGGACTTCTATTTTGGAAGCGGCTAGACAAATCGGTGGAAAATCTGTACCTCCTGCAATGTGCTATTACAGCAAGTTGGAAACCAGTGGTGGCAGATGCAGAACTTGTCTTGTAGAGGTTTCTAAAGGTTCTGAAGCAGACCCAAGACCAATGCCAAAATTGGTTGCTAGCTGTAGAACTGGTGTGATGGACGGAATGGAAGTGAAAAACTTAACTTCTGAAAAAGCACAAGAAGGTAGAAAAGCGGTTACAGAATTCCTTTTGGTAAATCACCCATTGGATTGTCCTGTTTGTGACCAGGCTGGAGAATGTCATCTTCAAGATTTGGCTTACGAGCACGGAAATCCTGAAACCAGAACAGAATTCGAAAGAAATACTTACGATGCAGACGACATCGGTCCATACATCAAATTGAATATGAACCGTTGTATTCTTTGTGCAAGATGTGTATTGGCTGCGAATCAGTTAACTGAGAAAAGAGAACACGGAATTCTTTACAGAGGAGATCACGCAGAGATTTCAACAATGTTAAACAAAGCTTTGGACAATGATTTCATCGGAAACGTGATTGATGTTTGTCCGGTTGGAGCTTTGACCGATAGAACCGCGAGATTTGCAAGCAGAGTCTGGTTTACTAAACCTTACAATGCGACTTGTACTTGTACAAAATGCAGCGGAAAAGCAGTCCTTTGGATGAAAGGTGATGAAGTGGTGAGAGTAACGGCAAGAAAAGACCAATACGGAGAAGTAGAAGATTGGATTTGCGACGAATGCCGTTTCCACAAAAAAGATACTTCACTTTGGAACATTGAGGGTCCAAGACACATCGACAGACATTCTGTAATCTCGCTGAATCATTACGAGAAAAAAACAGACAGCTACAATGTTCTGGAAAATTCTGAAGCTAAAGAAATCGGTTTAAAAGACGAAATAGAAATTGAAAAATTGGATAACGAAACTATTTAG
- the nuoH gene encoding NADH-quinone oxidoreductase subunit NuoH, with product MELITFKIILVLALFLLALTIAAYSTWAERKVAAVMQDRIGPSKAGPFGLLQPLADGGKFFFKEDFTPANAEKFLFILGPSLVMFISLITGAVIPWGKSLNIGGTSFDLQVANIDVGVLYIIGMASIGVYGIMIGGWASNNKYSLLGAIRASSQMISYELAMGLALLSIIMMSGSLDLKVITESQATGKLWGLISLDGMNWNIFYQPLAFLIFIVAALAETNRHPFDLPECESELVTGYSTEYSSMKLGLYMFGEYVNMFISNAFMVALFFGGYNFPGIEWVTQNWGENAAGILSIVAFLSKTIIGILIFMWIRWTLPRFRYDQLMHLGWKTLIPLALVNLMITGAVILAFGN from the coding sequence ATGGAATTAATTACTTTCAAAATTATATTGGTACTTGCCCTGTTTTTACTGGCGTTAACCATAGCAGCCTACTCCACTTGGGCAGAGAGAAAAGTAGCAGCCGTGATGCAGGACAGGATTGGACCTAGCAAAGCCGGACCATTCGGATTGCTACAGCCACTTGCTGATGGTGGTAAGTTTTTCTTTAAGGAAGATTTTACACCGGCAAATGCAGAAAAGTTTCTTTTTATCCTAGGACCATCATTGGTAATGTTCATTTCACTTATTACGGGTGCTGTGATTCCTTGGGGAAAAAGCCTGAATATTGGCGGAACTTCATTTGACCTTCAAGTAGCCAATATCGATGTTGGTGTCCTTTACATTATCGGAATGGCTTCCATCGGAGTTTATGGGATTATGATCGGTGGTTGGGCTTCTAATAATAAGTATTCATTATTAGGCGCGATCCGAGCATCTTCTCAAATGATCTCGTATGAATTGGCGATGGGACTTGCATTGCTTTCTATCATTATGATGAGTGGAAGTCTTGACCTAAAAGTCATTACAGAATCTCAGGCCACAGGAAAACTGTGGGGACTAATTTCTCTGGACGGAATGAACTGGAATATCTTCTACCAGCCTTTAGCATTTTTGATTTTTATCGTTGCTGCTTTGGCAGAAACCAACCGTCACCCTTTTGACCTACCAGAATGTGAATCCGAGCTTGTAACAGGATATTCCACCGAATATTCCTCAATGAAATTAGGATTGTATATGTTTGGGGAATATGTGAATATGTTTATCTCTAATGCCTTTATGGTAGCACTTTTCTTCGGAGGTTACAACTTCCCTGGAATAGAATGGGTTACTCAGAATTGGGGAGAAAACGCTGCAGGAATCTTAAGCATTGTTGCATTTTTATCAAAAACCATTATTGGAATCTTGATCTTTATGTGGATCAGGTGGACACTTCCGAGATTCAGATATGACCAATTGATGCACCTTGGATGGAAAACTTTGATTCCATTAGCATTAGTAAACTTGATGATAACAGGTGCTGTAATTTTAGCATTCGGAAATTAA
- a CDS encoding NuoI/complex I 23 kDa subunit family protein: MKLTNRSKVVSNKEMTLAEKIYLPAIFKGMGITLKHAVRNIVKGPPIYPYPEVDKPRAKIWRGQHVLKRDEEGRERCTACGLCAVACPAEAITMTAAERTKEEKHLYREEKYAEIYEINMLRCIFCGMCEEACPKSAIYLTDRLVDVETNRGSFIYGKDKLVEKINERIDITPRQSDKQKNAVK, translated from the coding sequence ATGAAACTTACTAACAGATCAAAAGTTGTTTCGAACAAGGAAATGACCCTTGCAGAAAAAATCTACCTCCCGGCGATTTTCAAAGGGATGGGGATTACGCTGAAGCACGCTGTCAGAAATATTGTAAAAGGACCACCAATCTATCCTTATCCGGAAGTGGACAAACCCAGAGCAAAAATCTGGAGAGGCCAGCACGTTTTGAAAAGAGACGAAGAAGGAAGAGAAAGATGTACTGCTTGCGGACTTTGTGCGGTTGCCTGCCCTGCGGAAGCGATTACAATGACGGCTGCTGAAAGAACTAAAGAAGAAAAACACCTTTACAGAGAAGAAAAATATGCTGAGATCTATGAGATCAATATGCTAAGATGTATCTTCTGCGGAATGTGTGAAGAAGCTTGTCCAAAATCTGCAATCTATCTTACAGACCGTTTGGTAGATGTAGAAACTAACAGAGGTTCTTTTATCTACGGAAAAGATAAGTTAGTAGAGAAAATAAATGAAAGGATTGACATCACACCAAGACAGTCCGATAAACAAAAAAATGCAGTGAAGTAA
- a CDS encoding NADH-quinone oxidoreductase subunit J family protein, whose amino-acid sequence MDQILFFFVAFLAIASAVYFVFAKNPLYAILSLIVTMFSIAGMYILLNAQFLGIVQIIVYAGAIMVLFLYILMMLNLNKEDESKKASLPKFIGVFSASILFIGMLGAYKGLTGNTTVSNNVDQSVGLTKNLGRLLFNEYVLPFELASVLILAGIVGAVLIGKKDL is encoded by the coding sequence ATGGATCAGATTTTATTTTTCTTTGTAGCATTTTTAGCCATTGCAAGTGCTGTTTATTTTGTTTTTGCAAAAAATCCATTGTATGCGATCTTGTCACTGATTGTGACGATGTTTTCTATTGCCGGGATGTATATTCTTCTTAACGCCCAGTTTTTAGGAATCGTACAAATCATTGTTTACGCAGGTGCTATTATGGTTCTTTTCCTTTACATTTTGATGATGCTTAACCTCAATAAAGAAGACGAAAGCAAGAAGGCTAGCCTTCCGAAATTCATCGGGGTATTTTCTGCAAGTATTCTTTTCATCGGGATGTTGGGCGCTTATAAAGGTCTTACTGGAAATACAACAGTTAGTAACAATGTAGACCAGTCCGTAGGTCTTACCAAAAACCTGGGAAGATTATTGTTTAACGAATATGTATTGCCGTTTGAGCTGGCATCTGTCCTTATCCTTGCGGGTATTGTGGGAGCTGTTCTGATCGGTAAAAAAGATTTATAG
- the nuoK gene encoding NADH-quinone oxidoreductase subunit NuoK: protein MNTFIQQVPLEYFIILSTILFCLGVLGVLVRKNAIVILGCVELMLNSVNLLLAAFSAYKGDGNGQLLVFFIMVVAAAEVAVGLAIIALMYRNTKSVDVSIFNKLRG, encoded by the coding sequence ATGAATACATTTATACAACAAGTTCCTTTGGAATACTTTATCATTCTGAGCACGATTCTTTTCTGTCTCGGAGTTTTAGGAGTTTTGGTGCGCAAAAACGCTATCGTGATTTTGGGATGTGTAGAATTGATGCTTAATTCCGTAAATCTTTTATTAGCAGCTTTTTCTGCTTACAAAGGAGATGGTAACGGTCAGCTTTTGGTTTTCTTCATAATGGTGGTTGCGGCAGCAGAAGTAGCTGTGGGATTGGCAATCATCGCATTGATGTACAGAAATACCAAATCTGTGGACGTGAGTATTTTTAATAAATTAAGAGGATAA
- the nuoL gene encoding NADH-quinone oxidoreductase subunit L, with translation MENLVYAIVLLPLVGFLINGLFGKHLPKIFVGGLATLVVFASFVITTSIFLNFSSESAPVIVKAFEWFRVAGIQVNFGFQVDQLSLMMVMIITGVGSLIHLYSIGYMSHDKGFYKFFTYLNLFIFSMLLLVLGSNYLILFIGWEGVGLCSYLLIGFWYQNEDYGKAARKAFIMNRIGDLGLLIGIFAIAANVNAIDYLSVAQNASIFELDGTTIIFITAALFIGATGKSAQVPLYTWLPDAMTGPTPVSALIHAATMVTAGVYLVVRSNFLFTLAPTVQDGILFIGFLTAALAGFYALRQNDIKKVLAYSTVSQLGFMFIALGLGAYTTAMFHVMTHAFFKALLFLGAGSVIHAMSNEQDMRFMGGLKKYIPITHATFLIGTLAIAGFPLLSGMISKDEILVAAFAKNPIYWVMLFILAAITAIYMFRLYYLTFHGEFRGTEEQKHHLHESPANMTLPLIVLAVLSVVGGFINLPHFIGHGHYAKLMEWLKPVLTPESFKQMEATLSGVPFGTEMILLAATILMVFTVWFFVRNIYVNKKKMALPEDKYTGWEKLSAKKLFVDEIYNACIVRPFEEAGKAAAMFDKAVLDPIVNFIGLGAQDSGRAAKRLQNGNVENYVLIMSLAIGIVLIVNFLLK, from the coding sequence ATGGAAAATTTAGTTTACGCGATTGTACTTTTACCTTTAGTTGGATTTCTTATCAATGGACTTTTTGGGAAACATCTTCCGAAAATTTTCGTTGGCGGATTAGCAACGTTGGTAGTTTTCGCTTCGTTTGTTATCACAACAAGTATATTTTTGAACTTCAGTAGTGAGAGTGCTCCTGTTATTGTTAAAGCGTTTGAATGGTTTAGAGTCGCTGGGATTCAGGTTAATTTTGGTTTCCAGGTAGATCAGCTGTCATTGATGATGGTGATGATTATCACAGGAGTCGGATCACTGATTCATCTCTATTCTATTGGCTATATGAGCCATGACAAAGGTTTTTACAAGTTTTTTACTTACCTGAACCTGTTCATCTTCTCGATGTTGCTTTTGGTTTTAGGAAGCAATTATCTGATCTTATTCATCGGCTGGGAAGGTGTAGGACTTTGTTCTTACCTGTTGATTGGATTTTGGTATCAGAATGAAGATTACGGAAAAGCAGCAAGAAAAGCTTTCATTATGAACCGTATCGGAGACCTCGGTTTGCTAATCGGGATTTTCGCCATTGCTGCGAACGTTAATGCAATTGATTATCTTTCTGTAGCTCAAAATGCTTCTATCTTCGAATTGGATGGAACAACAATTATTTTTATCACCGCAGCCTTATTCATTGGAGCTACAGGTAAATCCGCACAGGTTCCGTTATACACCTGGTTGCCGGACGCAATGACCGGACCAACGCCGGTTTCTGCTTTGATTCACGCGGCAACGATGGTTACCGCTGGAGTTTATCTAGTTGTAAGGTCTAATTTCTTATTCACATTAGCACCAACAGTTCAAGACGGTATTTTATTCATCGGATTCCTCACTGCAGCATTAGCTGGTTTCTATGCACTCAGACAAAACGACATCAAAAAAGTATTGGCATACTCCACAGTTTCACAACTTGGATTTATGTTCATTGCTTTAGGATTAGGTGCTTATACCACAGCAATGTTTCACGTAATGACACACGCTTTCTTCAAAGCTTTGTTATTCTTGGGTGCTGGTTCTGTAATCCACGCAATGAGCAACGAACAGGATATGCGTTTTATGGGCGGCTTGAAAAAATATATTCCCATTACCCACGCTACATTCCTTATCGGAACGTTGGCTATCGCTGGTTTTCCTTTACTTTCCGGGATGATTTCCAAAGATGAAATTTTGGTTGCAGCATTTGCTAAGAATCCGATTTATTGGGTGATGCTATTCATTTTGGCTGCTATCACAGCAATTTATATGTTCAGATTATATTATCTAACATTTCACGGCGAATTCAGAGGGACAGAAGAGCAAAAACATCATTTGCACGAGAGTCCTGCCAACATGACTTTGCCTTTAATCGTTTTGGCTGTTCTTTCCGTAGTTGGAGGATTTATCAATCTTCCGCACTTTATCGGTCACGGGCATTATGCTAAATTGATGGAATGGCTGAAGCCTGTTCTGACACCAGAAAGTTTTAAACAGATGGAGGCTACTTTATCAGGCGTTCCATTTGGTACAGAAATGATTCTTTTAGCCGCAACAATTCTAATGGTTTTCACGGTTTGGTTCTTTGTTAGAAATATCTATGTAAATAAGAAAAAAATGGCTCTTCCTGAAGATAAATATACAGGTTGGGAAAAACTGTCGGCAAAGAAATTGTTTGTGGATGAGATTTATAATGCCTGCATCGTCAGACCTTTTGAAGAAGCTGGAAAAGCTGCAGCAATGTTTGATAAAGCAGTTTTGGATCCCATTGTAAACTTCATTGGATTGGGTGCTCAGGATTCCGGAAGAGCTGCAAAGCGTCTGCAAAATGGAAATGTGGAAAACTATGTGCTGATTATGTCATTGGCCATAGGAATTGTATTGATTGTTAACTTTTTATTGAAATAG
- a CDS encoding complex I subunit 4 family protein, with product MSYLLLTLLLLPLAGSGLLFFWNNKSSKYIALVFGFAQMLIAFYMLGNFDFTPTVDAPLQYEITYPWSNYIKSSVNFGVDGMSVLMVLLTNILVPLIILSSYNENKGYPNSFYALILLMQFGLLGVFTSLDGLLFYIFWEVTLIPIWFIAGIWGQEDKRIKFTTKFFVYTFVGSLFMLFGLIYVYNQGQAASFALTDLYNAQLSVTEQNFVFWFIFFAFAVKLPVFPFHTWQPDTYTYSPTQGSMLLSGIMLKMAVYGVMRYLLPITPQAIGGVSGEIVIILSVIGIIYGALIAMISTDSKRLIAYSSLSHVGLIVAGIFSSAVVTMRTGLTFEGGLGAMIQSFAHGINVVGLFYCADILYKRFKTRDIRQMGGLAKVAPKFAILFMIILLGSTGVPLTNGFIGEFILLKSVYSYNFIMTVMAGLTLILAAAYMLRFYGKTMFGKGDDAVLATTKDISSVEFSVLASLSVFVIVLGVYPQPVIEMVTSSIQFIYASMLN from the coding sequence ATGTCGTATTTACTATTAACATTATTACTATTACCTCTAGCAGGTTCGGGTTTACTATTTTTCTGGAACAATAAGTCCAGTAAATATATAGCGTTGGTTTTTGGCTTCGCACAAATGCTGATTGCATTTTATATGTTGGGAAATTTCGATTTCACGCCAACTGTAGATGCACCTTTGCAATACGAAATCACCTATCCTTGGTCCAATTATATCAAAAGCAGTGTTAATTTCGGCGTTGACGGAATGAGTGTGCTGATGGTTCTATTGACCAACATCTTAGTTCCATTAATTATCCTTTCTTCTTATAACGAGAACAAAGGTTATCCAAATTCTTTCTACGCATTGATACTATTAATGCAATTCGGATTGTTAGGTGTTTTCACTTCATTGGACGGATTGTTATTCTACATCTTCTGGGAAGTCACATTGATTCCAATTTGGTTCATCGCAGGAATCTGGGGACAAGAAGACAAAAGAATCAAGTTCACTACTAAGTTTTTTGTTTACACATTCGTAGGGTCTCTATTTATGTTGTTTGGTTTGATATATGTTTATAACCAAGGGCAGGCAGCTTCTTTTGCATTAACAGACTTGTACAATGCCCAGCTTAGTGTGACAGAGCAAAATTTTGTCTTCTGGTTTATCTTCTTTGCTTTTGCTGTGAAATTACCTGTCTTCCCTTTCCATACTTGGCAGCCTGACACTTATACTTATTCGCCTACACAAGGATCTATGTTGCTATCAGGGATTATGCTGAAGATGGCGGTTTACGGTGTGATGCGTTATTTATTGCCTATTACGCCACAAGCCATTGGCGGAGTTTCCGGAGAAATTGTAATCATCCTTTCTGTGATAGGTATTATTTACGGTGCTCTTATCGCAATGATTTCCACAGACAGCAAAAGATTAATTGCTTACTCTTCCCTTTCTCACGTTGGACTGATTGTAGCTGGGATTTTCTCATCAGCAGTAGTAACAATGAGAACCGGGCTGACGTTTGAAGGCGGACTAGGTGCAATGATACAGAGTTTTGCACATGGTATCAATGTCGTTGGATTGTTCTATTGTGCCGATATTCTTTATAAGAGATTTAAAACAAGAGATATCCGTCAGATGGGCGGACTTGCTAAAGTTGCTCCTAAATTTGCGATACTTTTTATGATTATCCTTCTTGGATCAACAGGTGTACCTTTGACCAACGGATTCATTGGTGAATTTATCTTATTGAAATCAGTTTACAGCTATAACTTCATTATGACAGTAATGGCAGGGCTTACATTGATTCTGGCAGCAGCTTATATGCTGAGATTCTACGGAAAAACAATGTTCGGAAAAGGTGATGATGCTGTTTTGGCTACAACAAAAGATATTAGTTCAGTTGAGTTTTCTGTATTGGCTAGTTTATCTGTTTTCGTTATCGTACTTGGGGTTTATCCGCAGCCGGTAATAGAAATGGTGACGAGCTCTATACAGTTCATCTATGCATCGATGTTAAATTAA
- a CDS encoding NADH-quinone oxidoreductase subunit N, whose protein sequence is MSVFIILFLTAVLVLFSGVLEKGKYARYIGILGLIIGLYVSFLPECEFFDQYKAMYEYSSNAALFTKISIIITLLLFFLGGFAFSNHRSHQSELYALMLFALGGGLVLFGFQNLVTLFIGIEILSIPLYVMAGSNKTDLRSTEASMKYFLMGAFATGFLMFGVALVYGSVGSFDMYVIHDFAISNPKNLMLIMGSILMLSALAFKVSLAPFHMWSPDVYQGSPSLITGFMASVVKISGFFALFKLMTLGFGGIAGEWINILGVFVIITLLLANVMALVQTNAKRMLAYSSVSHAGYISLIFFGLNNFSTSILGFYLFAYSLATVGVFISLIWVEKIKKETSFAAFNGLGKKEPLLAIVATVSMLSMAGIPLTAGFMGKLSIFNQAIGGGSSFLVLVAVLGSALSIAYYLRLIIAMFFYKEDNFHNTEKASITYNIISIVIILALFSMGIVPDLFAKILGL, encoded by the coding sequence ATGAGTGTTTTTATAATTTTATTCCTCACGGCAGTACTTGTACTTTTTTCGGGTGTATTGGAAAAAGGAAAGTACGCAAGATACATTGGGATTTTGGGATTAATCATAGGTTTGTATGTGAGTTTTCTTCCCGAATGTGAATTCTTTGATCAGTATAAAGCGATGTATGAATACAGTAGTAATGCCGCCTTATTTACAAAGATTTCCATTATCATCACATTATTACTGTTCTTTCTGGGAGGATTTGCATTCAGCAATCACAGAAGCCATCAGTCCGAATTATACGCTTTGATGTTATTTGCATTAGGTGGTGGATTGGTTCTTTTCGGATTTCAAAATCTGGTAACGTTATTCATCGGGATTGAGATTTTATCTATTCCTTTATATGTGATGGCCGGGTCTAACAAAACAGACCTTCGCTCTACTGAAGCGTCTATGAAATATTTCCTTATGGGAGCCTTCGCTACAGGATTTCTGATGTTTGGTGTGGCATTAGTCTACGGAAGTGTGGGAAGTTTTGATATGTATGTGATCCACGATTTTGCCATCAGTAATCCAAAAAATCTGATGCTGATTATGGGTTCTATCCTGATGCTGTCTGCGCTTGCTTTCAAAGTATCATTAGCACCATTCCATATGTGGAGTCCTGATGTTTACCAAGGGTCGCCATCGCTTATCACTGGTTTTATGGCATCTGTAGTTAAGATTTCCGGTTTCTTTGCATTATTCAAATTAATGACCTTAGGATTTGGCGGTATTGCAGGAGAATGGATTAATATTTTAGGCGTTTTTGTGATTATTACTTTATTACTTGCTAACGTAATGGCATTAGTTCAGACCAATGCAAAAAGGATGCTCGCCTACTCTTCTGTATCACACGCAGGATATATCTCTTTGATATTTTTTGGACTTAATAACTTCTCAACATCAATTTTAGGATTTTACTTATTTGCTTATTCATTGGCAACGGTTGGTGTTTTCATCAGTCTGATTTGGGTAGAAAAAATAAAGAAGGAAACATCATTTGCAGCCTTCAACGGATTGGGTAAAAAAGAACCGCTTTTAGCAATTGTTGCTACTGTTTCTATGTTGTCCATGGCTGGTATTCCTTTAACAGCTGGTTTTATGGGAAAGTTAAGCATTTTTAATCAGGCGATTGGAGGTGGTTCAAGCTTCCTAGTTCTGGTTGCAGTTCTGGGTTCAGCTTTAAGTATTGCTTACTATCTGAGACTTATTATCGCTATGTTTTTTTATAAGGAAGATAACTTCCACAACACGGAAAAAGCTAGTATTACGTATAACATTATTTCCATTGTTATTATTCTAGCATTATTTTCTATGGGAATTGTTCCAGATTTATTTGCCAAGATTCTTGGGTTATAA
- a CDS encoding CocE/NonD family hydrolase: MKKVLILITITIINLSTAQTNQVQDNYTKKEVYIPMRDGTKLFTIIYTPKDISKGKKYPFIMNRTCYSIAPYGENNFRKKLNPNKFIEKEKYIFVFQDVRGRYMSEGIFTNMTPQVDHKTKKDVDESTDTYDTVDWLVKNVQNNNGKVGQYGTSYPGFYTAVGTLANHPALVASSPQAPISDFWFDDFHHNGAFLMGYFKTFPVFGVQKTKPEKESWFADKMIKPTSDDGYLFYKNMGTLKDGVDKYYKDNFFMQEVVNHPNYDEFWQKRNLLPHLKNIGHAVMTVGGWFDAEDLAGPLNIYKTIEKNNPKAKNTIVMGPFSHGGWNYDSGKHFHNDIYFGDSISTFYQRNIEQPFFHHYLKEDSKTAAKLPEAYMFDTGKKEWKTFDNWPPKATEKQNYFLNSTGILSKKGDDPKRVSIYFSDPEKPVLSSENYKDMNGFTPRNYMSEDQRFAAYRPDVLTLTTDVLENDITLAGEILTKLNIVTSATDLDFIVKLIDIYPSDEKANPDKPGVVYANYHQMVRSEIMPARFRNSFEKPEPLTPNKSATVNVKLQDVLHTFKKGHRIQVQVQSTWFPLMAINPQKFLDNPYMATKDDYQKAEIKVSSGSSIEFDVLK, from the coding sequence ATGAAGAAAGTCCTGATACTAATCACAATTACCATTATTAATCTAAGCACAGCACAAACTAATCAAGTTCAGGATAATTACACCAAAAAAGAAGTTTATATCCCGATGCGAGACGGAACTAAACTGTTCACCATTATCTATACTCCAAAGGATATTTCCAAGGGGAAAAAATACCCGTTTATCATGAACAGAACATGTTACAGCATCGCGCCTTATGGAGAGAACAACTTTAGAAAAAAACTGAATCCCAACAAATTTATTGAAAAGGAAAAATACATCTTCGTTTTTCAGGACGTTCGTGGCAGATATATGAGCGAAGGAATTTTCACGAATATGACACCGCAAGTAGATCACAAAACTAAAAAAGATGTGGACGAAAGTACTGATACGTATGACACTGTAGACTGGCTGGTAAAAAATGTTCAAAACAACAATGGTAAAGTTGGACAATATGGTACTTCTTATCCCGGATTTTATACAGCTGTAGGAACTTTGGCAAATCATCCAGCATTGGTTGCTTCTTCCCCGCAAGCACCAATTTCCGATTTTTGGTTCGATGATTTCCACCATAATGGTGCATTTTTAATGGGTTATTTCAAAACATTTCCTGTCTTTGGCGTGCAGAAAACAAAACCGGAAAAAGAATCTTGGTTTGCAGATAAAATGATAAAACCGACTTCTGACGACGGATATCTTTTCTATAAAAATATGGGAACGCTGAAAGATGGTGTGGACAAATATTATAAAGACAACTTCTTTATGCAGGAGGTGGTAAATCATCCTAATTATGATGAGTTCTGGCAAAAAAGAAATCTGTTGCCTCATCTTAAAAACATCGGTCACGCAGTAATGACTGTTGGCGGTTGGTTCGATGCGGAGGATCTGGCTGGACCACTCAACATTTATAAAACTATTGAAAAAAATAATCCTAAAGCCAAAAATACGATTGTGATGGGTCCTTTTTCTCACGGCGGATGGAACTATGACAGCGGAAAGCATTTTCATAACGACATCTATTTTGGTGACAGCATATCGACATTTTATCAAAGGAATATTGAGCAACCATTCTTTCATCATTATCTAAAAGAAGATTCGAAAACTGCAGCAAAACTTCCCGAAGCTTATATGTTTGATACAGGAAAAAAAGAATGGAAAACATTTGACAACTGGCCTCCTAAAGCAACTGAAAAGCAAAATTATTTTCTCAATTCTACTGGCATATTGTCTAAAAAGGGTGATGATCCTAAGCGAGTTTCTATCTACTTTTCCGACCCTGAAAAACCAGTGTTAAGCAGTGAAAATTACAAGGATATGAATGGCTTTACTCCAAGAAACTATATGAGCGAAGATCAGAGATTTGCAGCATACAGACCAGACGTCTTAACTCTTACAACCGATGTTCTTGAAAATGATATAACGCTGGCTGGAGAAATCCTTACCAAATTAAATATCGTGACCTCTGCTACGGATCTTGATTTCATTGTAAAATTAATTGATATCTATCCATCTGACGAAAAAGCAAATCCTGATAAACCAGGCGTTGTATATGCCAATTATCACCAGATGGTAAGAAGCGAGATTATGCCGGCAAGATTCAGAAATAGTTTTGAAAAACCTGAGCCACTGACACCTAACAAAAGTGCGACCGTGAATGTGAAACTTCAGGATGTTCTGCACACTTTTAAAAAAGGACACAGAATTCAGGTTCAAGTTCAAAGTACTTGGTTTCCATTGATGGCAATTAATCCGCAAAAATTTCTAGATAATCCTTATATGGCGACTAAAGATGATTATCAAAAGGCGGAAATCAAAGTTTCCAGTGGTAGTTCCATAGAATTTGATGTTCTAAAATAA